A region from the Hippoglossus hippoglossus isolate fHipHip1 chromosome 16, fHipHip1.pri, whole genome shotgun sequence genome encodes:
- the LOC117776411 gene encoding neuronal pentraxin-1, with protein MEMMRNSQSLHLDLVPIVFSLLSLLLCRASATSGSDHDYRAQPRFVCTPLPVDADPACFPTAAPSSGPTGPSGPGYQNAPPAGWWGASEEAKATILHLRESLVRQKETILDQRETIRELTAKLTLCEGFGRGGAPHDEHHSTASNSHHAGAASHHTSTDHRHHSNQQGHHGNSNLIPDSPHHPSVGGQRSDGGHSSNNQGKDKHVAPGDISSSPEQMERMLQALKERLDNLQKRNTSIAYSSSLKELLQRKINTLEEQLHHHTAALNSPEHHDNHEDGDHHDDGHPSDHNDDHNDGHHDDHDDSGNHADHHDDSHNDDHHDADGHHDDHDDGRHHDDDDDEDDDYLPHTGYRAPGPRTGFHSNKLESVLNQLHFTGSSKTQSLSPDAFQISFPMRTNYMYGRVKKTLLQEIFALTLCLWMKAGAGASLGTPFSYSAPGQANELVLIEWGDNPLELLIDDKAVTLPLSVSDGKWHHVCVTWSTRDGQWEAYQDGVQRGSGINLSPWRPIRPGGVFILGQEQDTLGGRFDATQSYVGEMADLHMWSNVLSASDIYSLASCGSYLRGDVIAWSDADVELHGGVARYPFDPCH; from the exons ATGGAGATGATGAGGAACTCTCAGTCTCTTCACCTCGACCTTGTTCCCATTGTGTTTTCTCTACTTTCACTCCTCCTTTGTCGAGCGTCTGCCACTTCAGGCTCGGACCATGACTACAGAGCCCAGCCCCGCTTTGTTTGCACCCCTCTTCCCGTGGATGCAGACCCTGCCTGCTTCCCCACAGCGGCTCCAAGCTCAGGTCCAACAGGGCCCAGCGGACCAGGTTATCAAAATGCACCTCCTGCTGGATGGTGGGGGGCGAGCGAGGAGGCCAAAGCCACCATCCTCCACCTGAGGGAGAGCCTTGTGCGGCAGAAAGAGACCATCCTGGACCAGAGGGAGACCATTAGGGAGCTGACGGCCAAGCTCACCCTGTGCGAAGGCTTCGGCCGCGGCGGGGCGCCTCACGACGAGCACCACAGCACAGCCTCGAACTCCCACCACGCAGGGGCGGCCAGCCATCACACGTCCACTGACCACAGGCACCATAGCAACCAGCAAGGTCACCATGGGAACAGCAACCTCATACCAGACTCGCCCCACCACCCCTCTGTAGGGGGGCAAAGATCTGATGGaggtcacagcagcaacaaccaGGGGAAGGATAAACATGTGGCACCGGGGGACATCTCATCGTCACCAGAGCAGATGGAGAGGATGCTGCAGGCGCTGAAGGAGAGGCTGGACAACTTACAG AAGAGGAACACGTCCATCGCCTACTCCAGCTCCctgaaggagctgctgcagaggaagatcAACaccctggaggagcagctgcaccATCACACCGCCGCCCTCAACAGCCCAGAGCACCACGACAACCACGAGGATGGCGACCATCACGACGACGGACACCCAAGCGACCACAACGACGACCACAACGACGGACACCACGATGACCACGACGACAGCGGGAACCACGCCGATCACCACGATGACAGCCACAATGATGACCACCACGACGCAGATGGTCATCATGACGACCATGATGACGGCCGCcaccatgatgatgatgatgatgaagatgatgattaCCTTCCACACACAGGATACAGAGCTCCAGGCCCTCGAACTGGTTTCCACTCCAATAAACTGGAGTCGGTGCTCAACCAGCTGCACTTTACAG GTTCCAGCAAGACGCAATCCCTGAGTCCTGATGCCTTCCAGATCAGCTTCCCCATGAGAACTAATTACATGTACGGGCGGGTGAAGAAGACTCTGCTGCAGGAGATCTTCGCTCTGACTCTGTGTCTCTGGATGAAGGCGGGCGCTGGAGCCAGCCTGGGGACGCCCTTCTCTTACTCTGCCCCGGGACAGGCCAACGAACTGGTGCTGATTGAGTGGGGGGACAACCCCTTAGAGCTGCTGATCGACGACAAG GCGGTGACGTTGCCCCTGTCTGTGAGTGACGGGAAGTggcaccatgtgtgtgtgacctggTCGACCCGGGACGGACAGTGGGAGGCCTACCAGGACGGGGTGCAGAGAGGGTCCGGGATCAATCTCTCTCCCTGGCGTCCCATCAGACCTGGAGGGGTCTTCATCCTTGGACAGGAACAG GACACACTGGGAGGTCGTTTCGACGCCACTCAGTCATACGTGGGTGAGATGGCCGACCTCCACATGTGGTCGAACGTCCTGAGCGCCAGTGACATCTACAGCCTGGCCTCCTGCGGCAGCTACCTGAGAGGAGATGTCATCGCCTGGTCCGACGCTGACGTGGAGCTTCACGGAGGCGTCGCCAGATACCCCTTTGACCCCTGTCACTGA
- the zgc:158689 gene encoding brain-specific angiogenesis inhibitor 1-associated protein 2: protein MSRTEEVNKMTENVYKGILDQFNPSLKNFVTMGKHYEKALTGVTLAAKGYFDALVKLGELASDSQGSKELGDTLFQMAEVHRQIQVQLEDVLKLFHSELLSQLEHKLELDIKYLTATLKKYQSERRSKSESIERCQSQLKKLRRKSQASRHPNKYGDREMQFVELMSRRQGELDTMVAAGYKSALTEERRRYCFLVDRQCCVTKLLINYHSKVRELLSQKLSSWQQSCLQPTKLPERALNLLRHTAPQSPGAAGIAEVLRHAKLGSAPPEQRLSVQEVPPLLNGDSSRSQQQQRSLPSSSQSDTLPPQGSPQTFRSAPSTGGAAGGSSRGASPQHTSASVSPLPDSSTSSSASPATSTPTTSSGSAQQGSLLLSTNTYNLSPSLIPSTVMSLSQISPAGSSLHGMTLPIPHSAPHSPPLPHSAPLSRAMTPVQLLHQQVGPAGSNTSSPSHNPWLLKAGDMCATATLPLPRRPVSEMRLGGFQGSSLPRMLPLSGPTRVEAMFAHGPGASEAGGGGGGACLLHFLPGDDITLLISEPRDGWHYGQNERTGRKGWFPFSYTQPHHSKLDHLESSLFLSKANSNSTGQLDKLVSPGLPALTPESEEERALPPQRVSTFRPRPYSMADSSKITSELASSSAHPRPNPFAHIRLRKTVTNDRSAPIIE from the exons ATGTCTCGAACTGAAGAGGTGAACAAGATGACGGAAAATGTGTACAAG GGGATTTTGGACCAGTTCAACCCCAGTCTGAAGAACTTTGTGACGATGGGGAAACACTATGAAAAGGCCCTGACAG GAGTAACGTTGGCTGCCAAGGGGTACTTTGACGCCCTGGTGAAACTTGGTGAACTCGCGAGCGACAGCCAAGGCTCCAAAGAgctgg GGGACACGCTGTTTCAGATGGCCGAGGTGCACAGACAGATTCAGGTGCAGCTGGAGGACGTG TTGAAACTGTTTCACTCTGAGCTGCTTTCCCAGTTGGAGCATAAGCTGGAGCTGGACATCAAGTATCTCACA GCCACTTTGAAGAAGTACCAGAGTGAGCGCAGGTCGAAATCGGAGTCCATCGAGCGCTGCCAGTCTCAGCTCAAGAAGCTCCGCAGGAAGAGCCAGGCCAGCCGTCACCCCAACAAAtacggagacagagagatgcaG TTTGTGGAGCTAATGAGTCGTCGCCAAGGCGAGCTGGATACGATGGTCGCCGCGGGTTACAAGTCAGCGCTCACCGAGGAGCGGAGGCGATATTGTTTCCTGGTGGATCGACAGTGTTGTGTCACCAAGCTGCTCATCAACTACCACTCCAAG gtgagagagcttctttCTCAGAAACTGTCGTCCTGGCAGCAGTCGTGTTTGCAGCCGACCAAACTCCCGGAACGTGCTCTGAACCTGCTGCGTCACACCGCGCCTCAAAGCCCAGGGGCTGCTGGGATAGCCGAGGTCCTCCGCCACGCCAAGCTGGGCTCTGCTCCGCCAGAACAG aggCTTTCTGTTCAGGAGGTCCCTCCTCTGTTGAACGGAGACTCAAGTcgctcacagcagcagcagcgctcgctcccctcctcctcccagagtGACACGCTTCCTCCTCAGGGCTCCCCCCAGACGTTTCGCTCTGCACCATCcacaggaggagctgctggaggttcaTCTCGTGGAGCTTCACCTCAGCACACCAGTGCATCGGTCAGCCCCCTCCCCgacagcagcaccagcagcagcgccAGCCCGGCCACATCTACTCCCACCACGTCCAGTGGCTCGGCCCAGCAgggctccctcctcctctccaccaaCACGTACAACCTCTCCCCGAGCCTCATCCCCTCCACGGTGATGTCACTCAGCCAGATCTCACCAGCCGGCAGCTCATTGCACGGCATGACCCTCCCCATCCCGCACAGCGCCCCACACAGCCCTCCGCTGCCTCACAGTGCTCCTCTCTCCAGGGCCATGACtcctgtgcagctgctgcaccaaCAGGTGGGACCAGCAGGGAGCAACACCTCATCACCATCACATAATCCCTGGCTGCTGAAGGCTGGAGACATGTGTGCCACAGCAACACTTCCACTGCCGAGAAGACCTGTCAGTGAAATGAGGCTGGGCGGCTTTCAGG GCTCCAGTCTCCCCAGGATGCTGCCGTTATCTGGACCTACACGTGTGGAAGCCATGTTTGCCCATGGTCCTGGAGCATCAGaggctggtggaggagggggcGGAGCTTGCTTACTGCACTTCCTGCCTGGTGACGACATCACCCTGCTCATCTCTGAGCCCAGAGACGGATGGCACTACGGTCAAAATGAACGGACTGGACG GAAAGGCTGGTTCCCTTTCTCCTACACTCAGCCACACCACAGCAAGCTCGATCACCTGGAGAG CTCCCTGTTCTTATCTAAAGCTAACAGCAACAGCACCGGTCAGCTCGACAAGCTGGTGTCTCCGGGTCTCCCAGCCCTCACCCCCGAGTCAGAGGAGGAGCGCGCCCTTCCTCCCCAGAGGGTCAGCACCTTCCGCCCGCGCCCGTACAGCATGGCCGACAGCAGCAAG ATCACCTCAGAATTGGCCTCTTCATCAGCCCACCCAAG GCCCAATCCCTTCGCCCACATACGACTTAGAAAAACAGTCACCAACGATCGCTCAGCTCCCATCATTGAGTGA